The genomic interval NNNNNNNNNNNNNNNNNNNNNNNNNNNNNNNNNNNNNNNNNNNNNNNNNNNNNNNNNNNNNNNNNNNNNNNNNNNNNNNNNNNNNNNNNNNNNNNNNNNNNNNNNNNNNNNNNNNNNNNNNNNNNNNNNNNNNNNNNNNNNNNNNNNNNNNNNNNNNNNNNNNNNNNNNNNNNNNNNNNNNNNNNNNNNNNNNNNNNNNNNNNNNNNNNNNNNNNNNNNNNNNNNNNNNNNNNNNNNNNNNNNNNNNNNNNNNNNNNNNNNNNNNNNNNNNNNNNNNNNNNNNNNNNNNNNNNNNNNNNNNNNNNNNNNNNNNNNNNNNNNNNNNNNNNNNNNNNNNNNNNNNNNNNNNNNNNNNNNNNNNNNNNNNNNNNNNNNNNNNNNNNNNNNNNNNNNNNNNNNNNNNNNNNNNNNNNNNNNNNNNAACCAGGTGGATCTTTTGAAGAATAAACTTGGATTTGATGGAGCTTTTAACTACAAAGAAGAGTCAGACCTCGATGCAACTTTGAAAAGGTTAGAGTTCAACAAATTTGTGAAATAGAAATTTTGAGTAAATATGTGCATTCAATAAATGTTAATGATTGCTGCATATCAATGTACACATCAGATACTTTCCAGAAGGCATCGATATTTACTTTGAGAATGTTGGAGGCAAGACACTTGATGCAGTACTCCTTAACATGAGATTCCATGGTCGCATACCTGTTTGTGGAATGATCTCACAGTATAATCTCACACAGCCTGAAGGTGTAACAAATTTGGCAAATCTCATATTTAAGCAAATTCGAATGGAAGGTTTTACTGTTGTCAAATTCTATCACCTATATTCCAAATTCTTGGAGTTTGTGCTGCCTCATATTAGAGAAGGGAAGGTTGTGTATGTGGAAGACATTGTTGAGGGTCTTGAGAATGGCCCTGCAGCCTTGGTTGGCCTCTACACTGGTCGGAATGTTGGTAAACAAGTGGTTGTTGTTGCTCGTGACTGAATGCAGATGTTTTTTTGGACATTGCTGAGTTTTTCTTAAGTTTTGATGAATACTAAGCCTCTTTGTATCTGACTTTTTCCTATGTTCTGTTGAATATTAAGCCTCTTTGTATGACTTTTGCAGTCATTTTGAATTGTAGTATCTATGAGTTAGTAAATTTGTgttgaaatgaaattttctgcttcttttttctttcttgtttctttgTTAGATATTGAATATAATCTAggacttctttttttcttcattccatCAAACCATCTTATTTCAACTACTgttgaaaaattattatgacTGCAAACTGTAGTAATTGGATGCTCCACTGTTTTTCTGCACTATTTCATTATGAATAAAGATTGCATACTGATAATTCCAAAAATCATGTATGATTATTACTTTTGGGAATCATAGTAAATgcataaatctttacaaaggcatagaaggagaaaaaaatataatattatatatatatatagtcacaCACACTTTTATCATTCAAGCAAAAGGTTTGAACCAGTATCTGTATTTGTATTTTACTTTAGTTAAAGGAAATGCACTTTTAACAATGCATGTAATGCTATGGGAGGAGGAAGTGAAAACGGAGAAgatgaatttaattatatttagttgACTGAAAGGGAACaggagaaaaataattaaaaaaggtaAATGGGTCTACTCAAATAATttgcattatattttatttttttctaatttctaatgaaatatttttgtttgaatttaattttaacattttcatttaccTTTTTGTATTTCCATTTACTCTAATTTTTGTCAGCACTTAATAAATAGACATTccaattttatataaagaaaagaaaaccattaGAAAAGT from Vigna radiata var. radiata cultivar VC1973A chromosome 9, Vradiata_ver6, whole genome shotgun sequence carries:
- the LOC111242479 gene encoding 2-alkenal reductase (NADP(+)-dependent)-like, which translates into the protein MAEVRNKQVVLRDYVVGFPKESDMNTVEGRITLKVPEGSSDVLLKNLYLSCDPYMRVLMSKISHEGIGSYTPGSPLAGLGVSKVLVDLLKNKLGFDGAFNYKEESDLDATLKRYFPEGIDIYFENVGGKTLDAVLLNMRFHGRIPVCGMISQYNLTQPEGVTNLANLIFKQIRMEGFTVVKFYHLYSKFLEFVLPHIREGKVVYVEDIVEGLENGPAALVGLYTGRNVGKQVVVVARD